A stretch of Solenopsis invicta isolate M01_SB chromosome 9, UNIL_Sinv_3.0, whole genome shotgun sequence DNA encodes these proteins:
- the LOC105193454 gene encoding checkpoint protein HUS1, whose protein sequence is MKFRCRMVDAGAMRDFTSIISTISRMAKYCVLRLTVDELCFNVGDEREPVLWAVLSQQHFFAEYVMSGVSEQENEIYLEFDASMLARSLNSLRITTSARSAKIKLTNKRQPCLTFDIDLSSMSIDSRQCVHDVPVKLIPRREWPEHKMPDVPRFDISVELPQLKYIRHILDRMKNMSNQLTVMANKCGTLIIKVEVDYATVSTHFKGLEVWENEEGQENDDISAIVSIKKLAMFLGWDILHPDSVKCHLLNEKMVKLTLDVGDHIKMHYFIPAIAS, encoded by the exons atgaagTTTAGATGCAGAATGGTGGACGCGGGTGCCATGCGGGATTTTACGT CTATTATCAGTACTATATCTCGAATGGCGAAGTACTGCGTGTTGCGATTGACAGTGGACGAATTGTGCTTCAACGTCGGTGACGAGCGTGAACCCGTGCTCTGGGCAGTGCTCTCGCAGCAGCACTTCTTCGCGGAGTACGTTATGAGCGGTGTGTCCGAACAGGAGAATGAGATCTATTTGGAGTTCGATGCCTCCATGCTCGCCAGAAGCCTCAATAGCCTGAGGATAACGACGAGTGCGAGGAGCGcgaaaattaaattgacgaACAAGCGACAGCCCTGTTTAACATTCGATATTGATCTGTCCTCGATGTCCATCGATTCCCGACAGTGCGTACACGACGTGCCTGTGAAGCTCATACCCCGCAGAGAGTGGCCAGAGCACAAAATGCCAGACGTTCCCAGATTTGAT ATATCAGTGGAACTCCCGCAGTTAAAGTACATACGGCACATCTTGGACAGAATGAAAAATATGAGTAACCAGTTGACAGTGATGGCCAATAAATGCGGTACACTGATAATAAAGGTCGAGGTGGACTACGCTACTGTGTCCACTCATTTTAAAGGACTGGAAGTCTGGGAAAATGAAGAGGGACAGGAAAACGACGATATTTCGGCGATAGTTAGCATAAAAAAGCTCGCTATGTTTCTGGGTTGGGATATTCTCCATCCAGATAGCGTTAAGTGTCACTTGTTGAATGAGAAGATGGTGAAGCTAACTTTAGACGTGGGAGATCACATTAAGATGCATTATTTTATACCTGCGATTGCCTCTTGA
- the LOC105193455 gene encoding nuclear pore glycoprotein p62, with protein MATPPNTGLSFGTLKPTTALTGLTFGTPTTMATGAGFGLGGGITATTTSISTASSLPSFTNLASSGTTMSAATGLSFDPTKASTSATTGFPIMTTTAAPGFSFGVGASKPMTGSTSLTFGTPNTMTTGTGFGLGSTIATTTSTTNVPSFSLSSSTAPVASTAPGLSFDAAKTGTTTTSTTGGFALATTTAGFSFGMGTSTTTSTGFPLSKTTSAVVATSLAAPSTLTSLGTTTTVSSATGIQSGAINFCQLEESINKWTLELEEQEKVFVNQATQVNAWDKLLITNGEKIVTLNQEVERVKIEQQQLEHELDYVVGQQKELQECLVPLEKELASLSVSDSDREYTYQLSENLDTQLKRMSEDLKEIIEHLNEANRAQDSSDPIVQIGKILNAHMNSLQWLDQQTAMLNQKIQQIDQIHQSFRQESEQNLHLAYN; from the exons ATGGCTACGCCTCCGAATACCGGACTGTCCTTTGGCACTCTAAAACCCACGACAG CACTCACTGGTCTGACTTTCGGTACTCCGACTACCATGGCCACTGGGGCTGGTTTCGGTCTCGGCGGTGGTATAACCGCGACGACCACGTCCATATCGACTGCGTCGAGCCTGCCGAGTTTTACGAATCTTGCGAGCAGCGGAACGACCATGTCCGCGGCAACGGGACTCTCGTTCGATCCCACGAAAGCGTCCACTAGCGCGACTACGGGATTCCCTATCATGACAACCACGGCAGCACCAGGTTTCAGTTTTGGGGTCGGGGCATCAAAACCTATGACAG GATCTACCAGCTTGACCTTTGGTACTCCAAACACCATGACCACTGGAACTGGATTTGGTCTTGGCAGTACAATTGCGACTACAACATCTACAACGAACGTACCAAGCTTTAGCCTTTCTAGTAGTACAGCACCAGTGGCATCTACGGCGCCAGGACTTTCATTTGACGCCGCAAAAACGGGTACAACCACAACCTCAACTACTGGAGGATTTGCTCTTGCGACAACTACAGCAGGATTTAGTTTTGGAATGGGAACATCAACAACTACCTCCACAGGATTTCCTTTGAGCAAAACTACTTCTGCTGTTGTTGCAACAAGTCTAGCAGCACCTTCCACTCTTACTTCGTTAGGTACCACCACTAC CGTTAGTTCCGCGACTGGTATTCAATCAGGGGCTATTAATTTCTGTCAGCTTGAAGAATCTATTAACAAATGGACCTTAGAGTTAGAGGAGCaagaaaaagtatttgtgaATCAAGCAACACAAGTTAATGCTTGGGACAAATTGTTAATAACAAATGGGGAGAAAATAGTAACATTGAATCAAGAAGttgaaagagtgaaaattgagcagCAGCAATTGGAGCATGAACTGGATTATGTT GTTGGACAACAGAAAGAGTTGCAAGAATGTTTAGTACCATTAGAAAAGGAGCTAGCATCTCTTTCTGTTTCTGATTCCGATCGAGAGTACACTTATCAATTGTCCGAGAATCTCGATACCCAGTTAAAACGCATGTCAGAGGATCTGAAAGAAATAATAGAACATTTGAACGAAGCGAACCGTGCTCAGGATTCCAGCGATCCGATTGTCCAAATTGGAAAGATTTTGAACGCGCACATGAATAGTCTGCAGTGGCTGGATCAACAGACAGCCATGTTGAATCAGAAAATACAACAGATTGATCAAATACATCAGAGTTTCAGGCAAGAAAGCGAACAGAATTTACATTTAGCTTACAATTAA
- the LOC105193456 gene encoding uncharacterized protein LOC105193456, whose protein sequence is MLGLIGLYTCFYLFQCASSSTLTVPPLSALVVAFENVYDLSLLANTLSDEGFDTTLIIPTYAASNVYNKLIDVEVLQLNVNINKSMNANKYALATCESLFKDVNTMKKIWELKATFTIFPALRHDGCLLPLAKHIKSIPVIWIQNPDEELYAFECTNVGLPVHNGGFWSSFSKTILLKRSIFSDVKNNYLIPAIRLAVESLSSVNIDLEHLYSNVRLVLWGGDRVLRSDFASLTELFVEVGCHHCRGANPLPHPLHNLLLEYRTGTIVVLLEERYGTLIRELAEILPQAREGQAVVWMSESNANADRPKNLFIEANVDRQDLIGYSRTRVVLSHCTDTEFLETAFHRAPVICLPRNAHESRNTARAVELGFARSTNDHVSAEEIAQMVHEILETVVYFDNARKVFMAIRDRLNPPSDRLVYWLRYVARTKDDDIGKFHKPMSQARTLMEDIQFVVGLLVGIILGIVCTSSAFVARYLITANKVQTSKGRYTE, encoded by the exons atgttGGGACTAATTGGCTTGTAcacatgtttttatttatttcaatgtgCAAGTAGCTCAACTCTGACAGTTCCTCCTCTGTCAGCTCTAGTAGTCgcttttgaaaatgtatatgaTCTATCATTGTTGGCTAATACCTTATCAGATGAGGGATTTGATACAACATTGATAATACCGACATATGCTGCCAgcaatgtttataataaactgATCGATGTTGAAGTACTGCAATtaaacgttaatattaataagtcGATGAATGCCAACAAATATGCACTAGCAACATGTGAGAGTCTCTTTAAGGATGTGAATACAATGAAGAAAATATGGGAGTTAAAGGCCACATTCACTATATTTCCAGCATTAAG acaCGATGGGTGTTTGCTTCCACTTGCGAAACATATTAAATCCATTCCAGTAATCTGGATACAGAATCCAGATGAAGAACTGTATGCATTTGAATGCACTAACGTTGGCCTGCCAGTGCACAATGGTGGATTTTGGTCGAgcttttcaaaaacaattttattaaagagatCCATATTTTCGGATGTTAAAAACAATTATCTAATTCCCGCTATACGATTAGCGGTTGAATCTCTATCGTCTGTCAATATCGATTTGGAACATCTTTATTCAAATGTTCGATTAGTGCTTTGGGGAGGCGATAGAGTGTTACGTTCTGATTTTGCGTCTTTAACAGAGCTATTTGTAGAA GTCGGTTGTCATCACTGCAGAGGCGCAAATCCCTTACCTCATCCCCTGCATAATTTATTACTCGAATATAGAACCGGTACTATCGTTGTTCTTTTAGAAGAGCGTTACGGTACGTTGATACGAGAATTAGCAGAGATATTGCCTCAAGCCAGAGAAGGTCAAGCTGTCGTATGGATGAGTGAGAGTAATGCAAATGCTGACAggccaaaaaatctttttattgaagcTAATGTCGACCGGCAAGATCTCATag GTTACAGCCGAACCCGAGTGGTGTTGAGTCATTGTACCGATACGGAATTCCTGGAAACTGCCTTTCACAGGGCACCCGTGATATGTCTGCCAAGGAACGCCCATGAGTCTCGTAATACTGCTCGCGCAGTCGAGTTGGGTTTCGCGCGCTCCACGAACGATCATGTCTCAGCCGAGGAAATCGCGCAGATGGTGCACGAGATTCTCGAAACGGTGGTTTACTTTGACAATGCACGAAAGGTCTTTATGGCGATACGCGATAGACTAAACCCGCCCTCCGATAGGCTCGTCTACTGGCTGCGCTATGTCGCAAGGACGAAAGATGACGATATCGGCAAGTTCCATAAGCCAATGAGTCAGGCGAGGACACTCATGGAGGATATTCAATTCGTTGTCGGCCTTCTAGTAGGTATAATCCTCGGGATTGTCTGTACGAGCAGTGCATTCGTCGCACGATATCTCATCACGGCTAACAAAGTGCAAACATCGAAGGGACGATATACGGAATGA